In Thiofilum sp., the genomic window TATGAAAAGGAGTTAACTAGGGGACTAAGGCTTTAAGACCAGAGGTAAGCAATAGCAAGATAAACGCTGATAACTTAGAGTTGGCGTTGAGACCGATAAAGTGTAGTAAATTAACGATATTAACTAGACTAATTTATCTTGCACGTTTAATAAATAAGCCTAATGCTTTTATAGGGGTATGAAACCGAGGCTTTCTAGTAATCCGCTACTCGCTGAGTAAACTGATAGCTCTGGAGTATAAAATGAGGCGTACTAATGAGCATTATACGATCACAATGGGTGCAAGGGCGCGTCTTAAAACAACACCAATGGAGTGAGCGTTTATTTTCCCTTTGGATTGATATGCCCCTGCAACCGTTTAAAGCAGGGCAGTTTATTAAACTACAACTCCCCGTTGAGCAAGAAGGCGAAGTCAAACCATTAGCTAAATCCTATTCATTAGTCAATCCGCCTACGGAGTCTATTGCCGAAGTCTTTTATAACATTGTACCTAGTGGACGCCTATCGACCGCTTTGTCGCAATTACGTGCAGGCGATAGCGTTGAAGTATCGCAACCCGCTAATGGTTTTTTTACCTTGGATGAAGTGCCACAGGCTGAGCATTTGTGGATGATTGCTACCGGTACAGGGTTAGGACCTTATCTATCTATGTTGCGCACCGATGCATTATGGCAGCGCTTTAGCAAAGTCGTGATTGTGCATAGCGTGCCGCTACGTTCTGAGCTGGCTTATAGTGAGTTATTAAGTGATTTACAAACCAAATACTCCGAGCAGCTAAGTGTTTTGACTTGTGTCACGCGTGAGCCTAATCCTCAAGGTTTAGCAGAGCGTGTGACTACTGCCTTGGAGTCTGGACGTTTAGAGCAGCGGGTAGGGCTTGATATTCACCCTGCAAAGACCCATGTTATGTTGTGTGGGAATCATGCCATGCTAGACGATATGAAGGTGTTATTGGCGGCGCGAGGGCTACAACGCCACCTACGTCATAAGCCCGGACATATCACTACCGAGCAATATTTCTAATAAACATCGAATTATTAGCATAAGGCATGTAAAATCCCCTCACCTATTTGGGGTTAGATGATAGAGACAGATGAATACGGATTACTTAGACTTTGAACAGCCGATTGCTGAACTGCAAAATCAAATTGCTAAACTACGCGATACCACTCATTCTGATTTAAATATCAGTAATGAGGTGGCACTGTTAGAGGAAAAAGCTAGCGCACTCACTCGTTCTATCTTTGCTAAACTCACCCCGCGCCAAATTTCTCAAGTGGCACGTCATCCTAAGCGCCCTTATACCTTAGATCTAATTGATCTCATGTGTACCGATTTCCAAGAGCTACACGGTGACCGAGCGTTTGCGGATGATAAGGCTATTATTGGCGGCTTGGCGCGTTTTAATGGCGAAAGCGTCATGATTATTGGGCATCAAAAAGGGCGCAATACTAAAGACAATATTATGCGCAACTTTGGTATGCCTCGCCCCGAAGGGTATCGTAAAGCCTTGCGTCTCATGCGTATGGCAGAAAAATTCCACTTACCGATTTTAACCTTTATCGACACCGCAGGGGCTTATCCGGGGATCGGTGCTGAGGAGCGCGGTCAAAGCGAGGCTATTGCGCGTAATCTATACGAAATGGCTAAGCTGCAAACTCCAATTATTTGTACCGTGGTAGGTGAGGGCGGATCGGGTGGAGCGCTGGCTATTGGTGTCGGTGATCGTGTCATGATGCTGC contains:
- a CDS encoding ferredoxin--NADP reductase, coding for MSIIRSQWVQGRVLKQHQWSERLFSLWIDMPLQPFKAGQFIKLQLPVEQEGEVKPLAKSYSLVNPPTESIAEVFYNIVPSGRLSTALSQLRAGDSVEVSQPANGFFTLDEVPQAEHLWMIATGTGLGPYLSMLRTDALWQRFSKVVIVHSVPLRSELAYSELLSDLQTKYSEQLSVLTCVTREPNPQGLAERVTTALESGRLEQRVGLDIHPAKTHVMLCGNHAMLDDMKVLLAARGLQRHLRHKPGHITTEQYF
- a CDS encoding acetyl-CoA carboxylase carboxyltransferase subunit alpha, yielding MNTDYLDFEQPIAELQNQIAKLRDTTHSDLNISNEVALLEEKASALTRSIFAKLTPRQISQVARHPKRPYTLDLIDLMCTDFQELHGDRAFADDKAIIGGLARFNGESVMIIGHQKGRNTKDNIMRNFGMPRPEGYRKALRLMRMAEKFHLPILTFIDTAGAYPGIGAEERGQSEAIARNLYEMAKLQTPIICTVVGEGGSGGALAIGVGDRVMMLQYATYSVISPEGCASILWKTAEKAAEAADAMNITAERLKGLGLIDEIIAEPIGGAHRNHADLAKTLSEAIDANLKELKALSMDELLEQRYQRLMSFGRYEE